In the Maribacter sp. MJ134 genome, one interval contains:
- the gldJ gene encoding gliding motility lipoprotein GldJ, with translation MKKQFTKFVLSLTVIAGGFTVTSCSKSSSSSKNTSRATGWKINAKEGGFQYNTDFKEQETAPGLVFVEGGTFTKGKVQDDVMHDWNNTPTAQHVQSFYMDETEVTNVMYLEYLDYLKSVYPPENPKYTNIYKGALPDTLVWRNRLGFNETMTNNYLRHPAYAEYPVVGVNWIQATQFAEWRTDRVNEVMLEREGYLSEDAKYQAASGEVAGTFSTEAYLNRPESVYNGQIDSLQGKKKKDSVSTFAKRSSGVIMPEYRLPTETEWEYAAQAQVGSREYNNYRGRKKYPWEGDYTRNGQRVGRGDQLANFKQGKGDYGGIAGWSDDGADITAQVMSYKPNDLGLYDMAGNVAEWVADVYRPIVDDEVSDFNYYRGNIYMKSAIGEDGKVNILRDSVLYDTLPNGKVVAVNLPGEIKQVPVDENETYLRTNFSSSDNRGYRDGDPGSSRFFDRFSDEDEESDKASMYNSPQHKVERDEDGKITRQYDQSNTRTSLINDEVRVYKGGSWRDRAYWLDPAQRRYMPQYMATDYIGFRCAMSRVGSKSKTKNKTVRGKKAK, from the coding sequence ATGAAAAAACAGTTTACAAAGTTTGTACTCTCATTAACCGTTATAGCGGGAGGTTTTACAGTAACCAGCTGTTCTAAATCCTCATCTTCCTCTAAAAATACGTCTAGAGCTACAGGTTGGAAAATCAATGCTAAGGAAGGCGGCTTCCAATATAATACCGATTTTAAGGAGCAAGAAACCGCTCCTGGATTAGTATTTGTCGAAGGCGGAACTTTTACTAAAGGTAAAGTACAAGATGACGTTATGCATGACTGGAACAACACGCCCACCGCACAGCACGTACAATCTTTCTACATGGATGAAACAGAGGTGACCAATGTTATGTACCTAGAGTATTTAGATTACTTGAAAAGTGTTTATCCTCCGGAAAATCCTAAGTATACCAATATTTACAAAGGAGCCTTGCCAGATACCTTGGTTTGGAGAAACAGACTAGGTTTTAACGAGACGATGACCAATAACTACTTAAGACACCCTGCTTACGCAGAATATCCCGTTGTAGGTGTAAATTGGATACAAGCCACACAATTTGCAGAATGGAGAACTGACCGTGTTAACGAAGTAATGTTAGAGAGAGAAGGTTATTTATCCGAGGATGCTAAATACCAAGCCGCCAGCGGTGAAGTAGCCGGTACTTTTAGCACGGAAGCATACCTGAACAGACCAGAATCTGTTTATAACGGACAGATAGATTCTCTACAGGGTAAAAAGAAAAAGGACAGTGTTTCTACTTTTGCCAAAAGAAGTAGTGGTGTTATTATGCCGGAGTACAGATTACCAACGGAAACGGAATGGGAATATGCTGCTCAAGCTCAAGTGGGATCAAGGGAATATAACAACTATAGAGGTAGAAAAAAATATCCTTGGGAAGGTGACTATACCAGAAACGGACAACGTGTAGGTAGAGGAGACCAATTAGCAAACTTTAAGCAAGGAAAAGGAGACTACGGCGGAATTGCCGGTTGGTCTGATGATGGTGCGGACATCACAGCTCAGGTTATGTCCTACAAGCCTAATGACCTAGGTCTTTATGACATGGCAGGTAACGTAGCTGAATGGGTAGCTGATGTATACAGACCAATAGTTGATGACGAGGTGAGTGATTTTAACTACTACAGAGGTAACATTTACATGAAAAGTGCTATTGGAGAGGACGGTAAGGTAAACATCCTCAGAGATTCTGTGCTTTACGACACGCTTCCTAATGGTAAGGTCGTGGCAGTAAACCTACCCGGTGAAATTAAGCAGGTACCTGTAGATGAAAACGAAACTTACCTAAGAACTAACTTCTCCTCTAGTGACAACAGAGGTTATAGAGACGGTGACCCAGGTTCATCTAGATTCTTCGATAGATTCAGCGATGAAGATGAGGAAAGCGATAAGGCAAGTATGTACAATTCTCCCCAACATAAAGTTGAGAGAGATGAAGACGGGAAAATTACAAGACAGTACGATCAATCCAATACTAGAACTTCTTTGATTAACGATGAGGTAAGAGTATACAAAGGAGGTTCTTGGAGAGATAGAGCTTATTGGTTAGATCCTGCGCAAAGAAGATATATGCCACAATATATGGCCACGGATTATATCGGGTTTAGATGTGCAATGTCTAGAGTTGGATCAAAGTCTAAAACAAAAAATAAGACCGTAAGAGGTAAGAAAGCAAAATAA
- the porV gene encoding type IX secretion system outer membrane channel protein PorV translates to MRKISIFFMLAFIIKSVAQEDQRVITTAVPFLTIAADARSAGMGDMGVATSTDAFSQQWNPAKFAFAERKTGIGLSYTPYLESIITDISLLNASVYNKLDEKSAFAVSLRYFTLGEIELRQFANDPGTLAKPNELALDGSYSLKLSPTFSMAVAGRYIRSNLRLPQNGTEDSQAASSFAVDVAGFYRSREVAYNNFDGRWRAGFNISNVGGKIQYDEGGQENFLPTNLRAGLGFDFILDQDNVIGLTTEFSKLLVPTPQDFDNDGDIDSEDNDIYQNESGFSGILGSFSDAPDGFSEELKEFTWALGAEYSYQDAFMVRTGYFNESEEKGSRKFFTLGAGFKFKAAQIDLSYLFSTSQVRNPLENTLRFSLTFSLGEEFYND, encoded by the coding sequence ATGAGAAAGATTTCAATATTCTTCATGCTGGCTTTTATTATAAAATCAGTGGCACAGGAAGACCAGAGAGTGATAACTACCGCAGTACCATTTTTGACTATTGCAGCAGATGCACGTTCCGCAGGAATGGGTGACATGGGTGTGGCCACTTCCACAGATGCCTTTTCCCAACAATGGAACCCGGCAAAATTCGCTTTTGCAGAACGGAAAACAGGTATTGGTTTGAGTTATACACCTTATTTAGAAAGTATAATAACGGATATTTCTTTACTTAATGCCAGTGTTTATAATAAGTTAGATGAAAAAAGTGCATTTGCGGTAAGTCTTAGGTACTTCACGTTGGGAGAGATAGAACTCCGGCAATTTGCAAATGACCCGGGAACCCTGGCGAAACCTAACGAGCTTGCTTTAGATGGTTCTTATTCCCTTAAATTAAGCCCGACTTTTTCGATGGCCGTTGCGGGTAGATATATAAGGTCTAACTTAAGATTGCCTCAAAATGGAACAGAAGATTCGCAAGCGGCTAGTTCTTTTGCTGTTGATGTAGCTGGTTTTTACAGGTCCAGAGAAGTCGCCTATAATAATTTTGATGGTCGATGGAGGGCTGGTTTCAATATTTCCAATGTTGGGGGCAAGATTCAATATGACGAAGGTGGACAGGAAAATTTTCTGCCAACTAATTTAAGAGCGGGATTAGGCTTTGATTTTATCCTAGATCAAGACAATGTTATAGGCCTAACCACCGAATTCAGTAAATTGTTGGTTCCAACACCTCAAGATTTTGATAACGATGGCGATATAGATTCTGAGGATAATGACATTTATCAAAACGAAAGTGGTTTTAGTGGTATACTAGGTTCTTTCTCCGATGCACCAGATGGTTTTAGTGAGGAGTTAAAAGAATTCACTTGGGCACTTGGTGCAGAATATTCCTATCAAGACGCCTTCATGGTGCGTACGGGTTATTTCAACGAAAGCGAGGAAAAGGGTTCTAGAAAGTTCTTTACGTTAGGAGCTGGCTTCAAGTTCAAGGCGGCCCAGATAGATTTATCCTATCTTTTCTCCACTTCTCAAGTTAGAAATCCTCTAGAAAACACATTGCGTTTTTCACTTACGTTTAGTTTAGGAGAGGAATTTTATAATGATTAA
- a CDS encoding cytidine deaminase, whose product MPLEKSLSFDITIYDSLEELNELDRSLMMQSIGARENAYAPYSRFNVGAAVLLENREVVTGNNQENASYPSGLCAERVAVFYAGAQFSGVKIKTIAITAASKNYEVATPAAPCGNCRQAILEYEFKQKEPIKLLLMGEVGKIIQCNSVADILPLGFNSTFLK is encoded by the coding sequence ATGCCTTTAGAAAAGAGTTTGAGTTTTGACATTACCATTTATGATTCTCTAGAGGAACTAAATGAATTGGATAGGTCTTTAATGATGCAGTCTATTGGTGCTAGAGAAAATGCTTATGCACCCTATTCTAGATTTAATGTTGGGGCGGCGGTATTATTGGAAAATAGGGAAGTTGTAACTGGAAATAATCAAGAAAATGCCTCCTATCCTTCCGGTCTTTGCGCGGAAAGAGTAGCCGTGTTTTATGCCGGAGCTCAGTTTTCTGGAGTTAAAATAAAAACAATAGCGATTACAGCGGCATCCAAAAATTATGAAGTTGCAACTCCGGCAGCACCATGCGGCAATTGTAGACAGGCTATTCTTGAGTACGAGTTTAAACAAAAAGAACCTATAAAGCTTTTATTGATGGGTGAAGTAGGCAAGATAATTCAGTGCAATTCCGTTGCGGACATACTTCCATTGGGATTTAATAGCACCTTCTTAAAATAA
- the pdhA gene encoding pyruvate dehydrogenase (acetyl-transferring) E1 component subunit alpha — MEKITKETYLKWYEEMLFWRKFEDKLAAVYIQQKVRGFLHLYNGQEAVLAGALHAMDLTKDRMITAYRNHVQPIGMGVDPRKVMAELYGKVTGTSKGMGGSMHIFSKEHRFHGGHGIVGGQIPLGAGMAFGDKYNGSDAVTLCYMGDGAVRQGSLHETFNLAMLWQLPVVFVCENNGYAMGTSVARTSYSTDIWKLGLGYEMPCGPVDGMNPVTVAQEMSKAIERARSGGGPTFLEMKTYRYRGHSMSDAQHYRTKDEVAEYKKIDPITQVLDVIKEKKYATDDEIKSIDKKVKALVSECEKFAEESDYPPVSQLYDMVYEQEDFPFVQHKL, encoded by the coding sequence ATGGAAAAAATTACCAAGGAGACGTATTTGAAATGGTATGAGGAAATGCTTTTCTGGAGAAAATTCGAGGACAAACTTGCTGCTGTGTATATACAACAAAAGGTAAGAGGATTTCTTCACCTGTACAACGGCCAAGAAGCAGTCTTAGCAGGAGCTTTGCATGCTATGGATTTAACGAAGGATAGGATGATTACCGCCTATAGAAATCATGTTCAACCCATTGGAATGGGAGTTGACCCAAGGAAAGTAATGGCGGAGCTTTATGGTAAAGTTACCGGAACTTCAAAAGGTATGGGAGGTTCCATGCACATCTTTTCAAAAGAACATAGATTCCACGGAGGTCATGGTATTGTAGGGGGTCAGATTCCCTTAGGTGCCGGGATGGCCTTTGGAGATAAATATAATGGTAGTGATGCGGTAACACTCTGCTACATGGGTGATGGTGCCGTTAGACAGGGGTCGCTTCATGAGACGTTCAACTTAGCTATGCTTTGGCAACTACCTGTGGTTTTTGTATGTGAGAATAACGGTTATGCCATGGGTACCTCGGTAGCAAGAACATCCTATTCCACAGATATATGGAAACTTGGATTAGGGTATGAAATGCCCTGTGGTCCTGTTGACGGAATGAACCCTGTTACGGTTGCTCAGGAAATGAGTAAGGCAATTGAGCGGGCAAGGTCTGGTGGTGGACCAACTTTTCTAGAAATGAAGACGTATAGGTATAGAGGTCATTCTATGTCCGATGCACAGCATTATAGAACTAAAGATGAAGTAGCGGAGTATAAAAAGATAGACCCGATTACTCAAGTATTGGATGTCATCAAAGAGAAAAAGTATGCTACTGATGATGAAATAAAGAGCATTGACAAAAAGGTGAAAGCTTTAGTTTCTGAATGTGAGAAATTTGCGGAGGAATCAGATTATCCACCAGTAAGCCAATTGTATGATATGGTTTACGAACAAGAAGATTTTCCATTTGTTCAACATAAATTATAA
- a CDS encoding pyruvate dehydrogenase complex dihydrolipoamide acetyltransferase, translating to MAIVVNMPRLSDTMEEGTVATWLKNVGDKVEEGDILAEIETDKATMEFESFNEGTLLHIGIAEGDTAPVDSLLAIIGEEGEDISGLLNGNTAPEAEKEESETPEPAAKTEAAAPETTEIPEGVEVVKMPRLSDTMEEGTVAAWLKKVGDTVEEGDILAEIETDKATMEFESFYSGTLLYVGIQEGESSPVDAVLAVIGPEGTDVDAVLNAKPATAKSETTATETKKEESKEKVQADASTEKVAVADGKRIFASPLAKKIAEDKGIDLAAVSGSGDNGRIVKKDIENYQPSQATAAPAAQQKQEAAPSLAPISLPVGEEGSEEVKNSSMRKVIAKVLGQSKFTAPHFYLTIEVDMDNAKASRAQINSLPDTKVSFNDMVLKACAMALRKHPQVNTSWNGDTTRYNKHIHMGVAVAVDEGLVVPVVKFADQLGLTQIGAAVKDLAGKARTKKIAPSEMEGSTFTVSNLGMFGILEFTSIINQPNSAILSVGAIVEKPVVKNGEIVVGNTMKLTLACDHRTVDGAVGAQFLQTLRYFVENPVTMLA from the coding sequence ATGGCTATAGTTGTAAATATGCCCAGATTAAGCGATACCATGGAAGAGGGTACCGTTGCCACATGGTTGAAAAATGTGGGGGATAAGGTTGAAGAAGGAGATATATTAGCCGAGATAGAAACCGATAAGGCTACGATGGAGTTTGAGTCCTTTAATGAAGGAACACTATTGCACATCGGCATAGCTGAAGGCGACACGGCTCCAGTAGATTCGTTATTGGCCATTATTGGTGAAGAAGGAGAGGATATTTCCGGTTTGCTTAATGGTAATACCGCGCCCGAAGCAGAGAAGGAAGAGTCGGAAACCCCTGAACCAGCGGCGAAGACTGAGGCTGCTGCTCCGGAGACTACTGAAATTCCAGAAGGTGTTGAGGTGGTTAAAATGCCACGTTTAAGCGATACCATGGAAGAAGGTACGGTTGCTGCATGGTTAAAAAAGGTCGGTGACACGGTTGAAGAGGGCGATATCTTAGCTGAGATAGAAACCGATAAGGCTACAATGGAGTTCGAGTCATTTTACTCCGGTACGCTGCTCTATGTAGGAATCCAAGAAGGAGAATCATCTCCAGTGGATGCGGTGTTGGCCGTAATCGGGCCTGAAGGAACGGATGTAGATGCCGTTTTAAATGCTAAACCTGCAACCGCAAAATCTGAAACTACAGCAACAGAAACAAAAAAGGAGGAGTCAAAAGAAAAAGTTCAGGCCGATGCAAGTACGGAAAAAGTAGCTGTTGCAGATGGTAAGCGAATTTTTGCATCGCCTTTAGCAAAGAAAATAGCCGAGGACAAAGGAATAGATTTGGCTGCTGTTTCCGGTTCTGGGGATAACGGAAGAATTGTTAAAAAAGATATCGAGAATTACCAACCATCACAGGCTACCGCTGCCCCTGCTGCTCAACAGAAACAAGAAGCTGCGCCGAGCCTAGCACCTATCAGCTTGCCCGTAGGCGAGGAAGGTTCGGAGGAAGTTAAGAATTCTTCGATGCGCAAGGTAATTGCGAAAGTATTGGGACAGTCAAAATTCACTGCACCACACTTTTATCTTACCATAGAGGTAGATATGGACAATGCAAAGGCTTCTAGAGCACAAATAAACAGTCTGCCAGATACTAAGGTTTCATTTAATGATATGGTATTGAAAGCTTGTGCGATGGCTTTAAGAAAGCACCCACAAGTAAATACTTCCTGGAACGGAGATACTACGCGCTATAACAAACATATACATATGGGTGTTGCGGTTGCCGTAGACGAAGGTCTAGTTGTGCCGGTAGTTAAGTTTGCGGACCAATTAGGTCTTACACAAATAGGTGCTGCCGTTAAGGATTTGGCCGGTAAGGCTAGGACCAAAAAGATTGCACCATCGGAGATGGAGGGTAGTACCTTTACGGTATCTAATTTAGGGATGTTCGGTATATTGGAGTTTACTTCTATCATCAATCAACCTAACTCAGCCATACTTTCAGTCGGTGCTATTGTAGAAAAACCGGTAGTTAAAAATGGAGAAATTGTTGTGGGTAATACCATGAAACTGACACTTGCGTGTGACCATAGGACGGTAGATGGGGCAGTCGGAGCCCAATTTTTACAGACCCTGAGATATTTCGTTGAAAACCCGGTAACGATGTTGGCATAA
- a CDS encoding M28 family metallopeptidase, protein MKRLIILAQTLLLMACGAQNRNASNTMNTTNEATGALVGAIGKEEKPMVVKGSALNATTQMSFTSAEKMEGLMAFLASDDLEGRDSGSMGIEKAADFIAGIFKNNDVSPYFKTYRDTLSNFEKPTSNVVGYLEGTDPQLKEEFIIIGAHYDHIGIMGSDNGDAIANGANDNASGTSVVLELARYFGETKSNKRSIIFALFSAEEKGLLGSKHLAEKLKGEDITLYTMLNFEMVGVPMVNKDHLLYLTGYELSNLSEVSNIYAKEKLTGFLPKAKAFNLFKRSDNYAFHKAFNVPSQTFSSFDFTNFEYYHKVGDELDLMDFEHMARVVNRMIPVVEGISNAPVKEIKYN, encoded by the coding sequence ATGAAAAGACTGATCATTTTAGCTCAAACACTCTTGCTAATGGCATGTGGTGCTCAGAACAGAAACGCCAGTAACACGATGAATACTACCAATGAAGCCACTGGTGCTTTGGTGGGAGCAATTGGTAAAGAAGAGAAACCAATGGTAGTAAAGGGGTCAGCCTTAAATGCGACCACTCAAATGTCCTTTACATCGGCAGAAAAAATGGAAGGTCTCATGGCCTTTTTGGCATCAGATGATTTAGAGGGCAGAGATTCTGGAAGTATGGGTATAGAAAAAGCTGCTGATTTTATAGCGGGTATTTTTAAAAATAACGATGTATCGCCCTATTTTAAAACGTATAGGGATACACTGAGTAATTTTGAGAAACCAACTTCTAATGTGGTAGGTTATTTGGAAGGCACCGACCCACAACTAAAAGAGGAATTTATAATTATTGGTGCCCACTATGATCATATAGGTATCATGGGTAGCGATAATGGTGATGCTATTGCTAACGGAGCAAACGACAATGCCTCCGGAACTAGTGTTGTACTAGAGCTGGCTAGGTATTTTGGTGAAACAAAATCAAATAAGAGGAGTATTATATTTGCGCTATTTAGTGCTGAAGAAAAAGGACTACTTGGTTCCAAACATTTAGCTGAAAAGCTGAAAGGTGAAGATATTACGCTTTATACGATGCTCAATTTTGAAATGGTCGGCGTGCCAATGGTCAATAAAGATCATTTGTTATACCTGACCGGTTATGAACTCTCAAATTTATCGGAAGTAAGTAATATATATGCCAAAGAAAAATTGACAGGGTTTTTGCCAAAAGCTAAGGCCTTTAATTTGTTCAAGCGATCGGATAACTATGCGTTTCATAAGGCTTTTAATGTGCCGTCACAAACCTTTAGTAGTTTCGATTTTACCAATTTTGAATATTATCACAAGGTTGGCGATGAGCTTGATCTAATGGACTTTGAGCATATGGCGCGCGTGGTGAATAGGATGATACCTGTTGTTGAAGGAATATCGAATGCACCTGTTAAAGAAATAAAATATAACTAA
- a CDS encoding SDR family oxidoreductase, whose translation MAKIIVTGASRGIGFELAQLFAKEGHEVLALSRNENPIKSLGIKNIHTFPFDIASDTDLVKLERFLNENWKRVDVLINNAGALLNKPFLETSKEEFKAVYDVNVFGVAAITKLVIPFMDKNAHVVTISSMGGVQGSMKFPGLSAYSSSKAAVITMTELWAEEFKEAGPSFNVLALGAVQTEMLEEAFPGYEAPITALEMAGYIKDFALTGNKLYNGKLLQVSSSTP comes from the coding sequence ATGGCCAAAATTATAGTTACAGGAGCAAGTAGAGGTATCGGTTTTGAACTAGCACAATTATTTGCCAAAGAAGGCCATGAAGTGTTGGCCTTATCTCGAAACGAAAATCCGATTAAAAGCTTGGGTATAAAGAATATTCATACCTTTCCTTTTGACATTGCAAGCGATACGGACCTAGTAAAATTAGAGCGTTTTTTGAACGAGAATTGGAAGAGGGTTGATGTGTTGATAAATAATGCGGGAGCGCTTTTGAACAAACCTTTTCTAGAAACCAGTAAAGAAGAATTCAAAGCCGTTTATGATGTAAATGTCTTTGGTGTGGCCGCCATAACTAAATTGGTCATACCGTTTATGGACAAAAATGCCCATGTTGTTACTATCAGTTCTATGGGTGGGGTTCAAGGAAGCATGAAATTCCCAGGTCTTTCCGCGTATAGCTCAAGCAAAGCGGCAGTGATCACGATGACGGAGCTATGGGCGGAAGAATTCAAGGAGGCTGGTCCATCCTTCAATGTGCTTGCTTTGGGTGCGGTACAAACAGAAATGTTAGAGGAGGCTTTCCCTGGATATGAGGCACCAATAACCGCTTTGGAAATGGCGGGGTATATTAAGGATTTTGCGCTGACCGGTAATAAATTGTACAACGGTAAGCTATTGCAAGTGAGTAGTAGTACACCTTAA
- a CDS encoding peptidylprolyl isomerase — translation MKKYLIAIVTLIIVSCSPKIFSKKWTTEIAPKNFTVAFNTSKGDFDVMITRSLSPKAADRFYQLVKHRYFDNQLFYRVNPGFVAQFGSTDSVNYNYWNSVKVPDEKVILGNSKGTISFGRGGPETRTTDLYINLSDNHRLDTIIYNNVKGFPAFGKVVNGMDVVESLHSGYADTTMDTLDLMYTDRKSFLALFPKLDTIHKAYVKL, via the coding sequence ATGAAGAAGTACTTAATAGCCATAGTAACACTAATTATTGTGAGCTGTTCCCCTAAAATATTCTCTAAAAAATGGACTACAGAAATAGCTCCTAAAAATTTTACGGTAGCATTTAATACCTCAAAAGGAGACTTTGATGTGATGATAACAAGGTCCTTATCTCCTAAAGCCGCAGATAGGTTCTATCAACTTGTTAAACATCGTTATTTTGATAATCAACTTTTTTATCGTGTCAATCCTGGTTTCGTAGCACAGTTTGGAAGCACGGACAGCGTAAATTACAATTATTGGAACAGTGTAAAAGTTCCTGATGAAAAAGTGATTCTGGGAAACTCAAAAGGCACGATAAGTTTTGGTAGAGGCGGACCAGAAACAAGAACTACAGATCTTTATATTAATTTAAGTGACAATCATCGCCTAGATACTATTATATACAATAACGTTAAAGGTTTTCCTGCTTTTGGAAAAGTTGTGAATGGTATGGACGTCGTTGAAAGCCTACATTCTGGCTATGCAGACACCACGATGGATACTCTAGACTTGATGTATACTGATAGAAAATCTTTTTTAGCATTATTTCCAAAACTAGACACCATACATAAAGCCTATGTGAAGCTATAG
- a CDS encoding SprT-like domain-containing protein, with translation MDNVLMKYLPERAVPSCMELIRVNNVHLKIVNERVTRHGDYRRTADGQHQITVNATLNKYRFLITLVHEIAHLVAFEKFGRRIKPHGLEWKKTFQHLMLPFIRPEIFPSMLLPLLASHFRNPKASSSTDARLSIALKTYDAQQSEKSYVFELPLGSIFRMYNGKLFKKGNRRVKRYECIEVESGKMYLFQPNAEVELIRN, from the coding sequence ATGGATAATGTTCTCATGAAATATTTACCCGAAAGAGCAGTGCCTTCTTGCATGGAGCTTATACGAGTAAATAATGTTCATTTAAAAATAGTGAATGAACGGGTTACTAGGCATGGCGATTATAGAAGAACAGCGGACGGCCAGCATCAAATTACCGTAAATGCAACACTGAATAAATATCGGTTTCTGATTACACTTGTTCATGAAATTGCCCATCTGGTGGCGTTTGAGAAATTTGGAAGGCGCATAAAACCTCATGGTTTGGAATGGAAAAAAACTTTTCAACATCTGATGCTTCCCTTTATACGGCCAGAAATATTCCCATCCATGCTTTTGCCCCTTTTAGCTTCACATTTTAGAAATCCAAAGGCAAGCAGCAGCACTGATGCCAGATTGTCAATAGCTTTAAAAACCTATGATGCGCAACAATCCGAAAAATCCTACGTTTTTGAATTGCCTTTAGGAAGCATTTTCAGAATGTACAATGGCAAGCTTTTTAAAAAAGGGAATAGAAGAGTAAAGCGATATGAATGTATTGAGGTGGAATCTGGTAAAATGTACCTTTTTCAGCCCAATGCAGAAGTAGAATTAATACGTAATTAA
- a CDS encoding mannose-1-phosphate guanylyltransferase encodes MNKNYYAVLMAGGVGSRFWPISTGEYPKQFHDMLGTGKTLIQKTFERLNKFVPTENILILTNERYNDLVLEQLPKVKQEQVVLEPAMRNTAPCILYAALKIKKMNPDGVMIVAPSDHWIEDEQAFAEDVTACFQKCEREDVLCTLGIKPTFPNTGFGYIEYNKSDDNQIKKVNQFREKPDYETAKDFLAQGNFLWNGGIFMWSVKTIVGAFEAYQPQQYQLFESGFAYYNTEKERGFIAENYPKAENISIDYAILEHSSSIYVLAATFDWNDLGTWGSLFDKLDKDSDGNAVVNAKVLAEDASGNMIRAAKDKIVVVDGLKDYIIVDKEEVLLIYPKSKEQDIKKVLTKVKDKFGSEHA; translated from the coding sequence ATGAATAAAAATTATTATGCGGTTTTGATGGCAGGTGGAGTAGGGTCAAGATTTTGGCCAATAAGCACTGGTGAATATCCAAAGCAATTTCATGACATGTTGGGTACGGGTAAAACCTTGATACAAAAAACATTTGAACGCTTAAACAAGTTTGTTCCAACAGAGAATATTTTGATATTGACCAATGAAAGATATAATGATTTAGTGTTGGAACAATTACCCAAGGTAAAACAGGAGCAAGTAGTTCTAGAGCCCGCAATGAGAAATACGGCACCGTGTATTCTTTATGCAGCACTTAAAATTAAGAAGATGAATCCCGATGGGGTTATGATAGTGGCCCCGAGTGATCATTGGATTGAAGATGAACAAGCATTTGCAGAAGATGTTACCGCTTGCTTTCAAAAATGTGAAAGGGAGGATGTGTTATGTACTTTGGGGATTAAACCCACTTTTCCCAACACGGGTTTTGGATATATAGAGTATAATAAATCAGACGATAATCAAATAAAAAAGGTAAATCAATTTAGGGAAAAACCGGATTACGAAACCGCCAAGGATTTCTTGGCACAAGGTAATTTTTTGTGGAACGGTGGTATATTTATGTGGAGTGTAAAAACCATTGTGGGAGCTTTTGAGGCCTATCAGCCCCAGCAATACCAGTTATTTGAGTCAGGTTTTGCATATTACAACACAGAGAAAGAGCGTGGGTTTATAGCAGAAAATTACCCAAAGGCCGAAAATATTTCAATTGATTATGCTATTTTGGAGCATAGTAGCTCCATATATGTTTTAGCAGCAACCTTTGATTGGAACGATTTGGGCACTTGGGGTTCATTGTTCGATAAGCTGGATAAGGACTCCGACGGTAACGCAGTAGTAAACGCCAAAGTTTTGGCCGAGGATGCCTCAGGAAATATGATACGTGCGGCGAAAGATAAAATTGTAGTCGTAGATGGCTTAAAAGATTATATTATAGTTGATAAGGAAGAAGTACTTTTAATCTATCCAAAATCGAAGGAGCAAGACATTAAAAAAGTCCTGACGAAGGTCAAGGACAAGTTTGGAAGCGAACATGCATAA